Proteins encoded within one genomic window of Eurosta solidaginis isolate ZX-2024a chromosome 1, ASM4086904v1, whole genome shotgun sequence:
- the LOC137235677 gene encoding uncharacterized protein isoform X2, with protein sequence MMYKPGHITGKFRSKKMCGIDGCQRYHNSLLHNKILSKMPYQTGQRDRSVQPMLNCRLANEPRKQLFKMLPIDIYGPNGKYEILSMFDEGSAITILEEDIARKIGVRGQSHPLTLQWYNDRVVTEQSFKVNVEIGSRFDDKKFTLKDVYTVNHLNLTEQSFTKENFEHFGHVPLQNYSSTKPSLLIGLNQAYLGVTTTWIQGDNDSPIAAKTSLGWVAYGPTKSSTRSSPRVMVIKEQNLHKMVSDYFEADSFGVNPTSEQLESDEDKQARHILETTTILRPNKHYEVGLLWKKFPPQFPSSREMAERRLFSIEKRMHKDEKFAERYKEEMAKYVEKGYARKVTQEEVTESYAQTWYLPHFAVCNPHKPSKLRIVFDAAATANSTSLNASLLKGPEQAQPLMRILLQFRQGRIGVAADI encoded by the exons ATGATGTACAAACCAG GTCACATTACAGGTAAATTCCGATCAAAGAAGATGTGTGGTATAGACGGGTGTCAGCGGTACCACAATTCGCTTTTACACAACAAGATCTTATCGAAGATGCCATACCAAACTGGTCAGCGGGATAGAAGTGTGCAACCGATGTTAAACTGCCGCCTCGCCAATGAACCGCGTAAGCAACTGTTTAAGATGCTACCTATCGACATTTACGGGCCAAATGGTAAATACGAAATCCTATCAATGTTCGATGAAGGCTCTGCAATTACTATTTTGGAGGAGGATATCGCTAGAAAGATTGGGGTTCGAGGTCAAAGTCACCCGCTGACTCTTCAGTGGTACAATGACCGGGTAGTCACGGAACAATCGTTTAAAGTTAACGTAGAAATTGGAAGCCGTTTTGACGACAAGAAGTTCACGCTTAAGGATGTGTACACCGTGAATCACCTGAATCTGACTGAACAGTCATTCACGAAAGAAAACTTCGAACACTTCGGGCATGTACCCTTACAAAATTATAGTAGCACGAAGCCTAGTCTATTAATTGGTTTAAATCAAGCGTATCTAGGTGTCACTACAACTTGGATACAAGGCGATAACGACAGCCCCATTGCCGCCAAAACATCACTGGGTTGGGTTGCCTATGGCCCAACTAAATCGTCAACAAGGTCAAGTCCTCGAGTTATGGTCATAAAAGaacaaaatttacataaaatGGTTTCAGATTATTTTGAAGCTGATAGCTTCGGCGTAAATCCAACGTCGGAACAATTGGAGTCGGACGAAGATAAACAAGCACGTCATATACtagaaacaacaacaatactCCGACCCAATAAACATTATGAAGTAGGACTGCTTTGGAAAAAGTTTCCGCCGCAATTTCCAAGCAGCAGAGAAATGGCAGAACGACGTTTGTTTTCGATTGAGAAGCGTATGCATAAAGACGAGAAGTTCGCCGAACGCTACAAAGAGGAAATGGCTAAGTACGTGGAAAAGGGGTATGCAAGAAAAGTAACGCAAGAAGAAGTCACCGAGTCGTATGCTCAAACTTGGTACTTGCCCCATTTTGCTGTCTGCAACCCACACAAGCCAAGCAAACTTCGTATCGTTTTCGACGCAGCAGCTACTGCAAATAGTACATCTCTAAACGCATCGTTACTGAAGGGTCCCGAACAGGCACAGCCATTAATGCGAATTTTGCTACAATTTCGACAAGGTCGTATTGGAGTTGCAGcagatatttaa
- the LOC137235677 gene encoding uncharacterized protein isoform X1, with protein sequence MRLQKCLVGPAKEAVAAMLIYPNDVPNVLSELEFRFGRPDILVKHQLQKLQQFPPIPDQKLEQVVPFSSRVRNVVAFPKSANCHQQLANVSLVEQAVSKLPQNKQFEWAKHSVTISPFATIEDFSKWLSELARIVCLMPTSSHSIRGNVTSSNPRRIMHIEEEISSETPTCLRCSGDHMVTKCDSFQSDDVQTRWDYVKNNKLCFSCLKKGHITGKFRSKKMCGIDGCQRYHNSLLHNKILSKMPYQTGQRDRSVQPMLNCRLANEPRSAITILEEDIARKIGVRGQSHPLTLQWYNDRVVTEQSFKVNVEIGSRFDDKKFTLKDVYTVNHLNLTEQSFTKENFEHFGHVPLQNYSSTKPSLLIGLNQAYLGVTTTWIQGDNDSPIAAKTSLGWVAYGPTKSSTRSSPRVMVIKEQNLHKMVSDYFEADSFGVNPTSEQLESDEDKQARHILETTTILRPNKHYEVGLLWKKFPPQFPSSREMAERRLFSIEKRMHKDEKFAERYKEEMAKYVEKGYARKVTQEEVTESYAQTWYLPHFAVCNPHKPSKLRIVFDAAATANSTSLNASLLKGPEQAQPLMRILLQFRQGRIGVAADI encoded by the exons ATGCGGCTGCAAAAGTGTCTTGTAGGGCCCGCAAAGGAAGCAGTGGCTGCTATGCTGATATACCCAAACGACGTGCCCAATGTTCTAAGCGAGTTGGAGTTTAGATTTGGTCGGCCAGATATTCTGGTCAAACATCAGCTTCAAAAACTACAGCAGTTCCCGCCAATTCCAGATCAAAAACTTGAGCAGGTGGTGCCGTTTTCTTCCAGAGTGCGCAACGTAGTCGCATTTCCGAAATCTGCCAATTGTCACCAACAGCTAGCAAACGTGTCTTTGGTAGAACAAGCAGTAAGCAAACTACCACAAAACAAGCAGTTTGAGTGGGCAAAACATTCAGTAACCATTTCACCGTTCGCCACAATAGAAGATTTCAGTAAATGGCTGAGCGAGTTGGCCAGAATTGTGTGTTTGATGCCGACAAGTTCACACAGCATCAGAGGTAATGTTACATCTTCCAATCCCCGACGTATAATGCACATAGAAGAAGAAATATCATCAGAAACACCAACGTGCCTTCGTTGCAGCGGTGATCATATGGTCACTAAGTGCGATTCATTCCAATCCGATGATGTACAAACCAGGTGGGACTATGTAAAGAATAATAAGTTATGTTTTTCTTGCCTGAAAAAAGGTCACATTACAGGTAAATTCCGATCAAAGAAGATGTGTGGTATAGACGGGTGTCAGCGGTACCACAATTCGCTTTTACACAACAAGATCTTATCGAAGATGCCATACCAAACTGGTCAGCGGGATAGAAGTGTGCAACCGATGTTAAACTGCCGCCTCGCCAATGAACCGC GCTCTGCAATTACTATTTTGGAGGAGGATATCGCTAGAAAGATTGGGGTTCGAGGTCAAAGTCACCCGCTGACTCTTCAGTGGTACAATGACCGGGTAGTCACGGAACAATCGTTTAAAGTTAACGTAGAAATTGGAAGCCGTTTTGACGACAAGAAGTTCACGCTTAAGGATGTGTACACCGTGAATCACCTGAATCTGACTGAACAGTCATTCACGAAAGAAAACTTCGAACACTTCGGGCATGTACCCTTACAAAATTATAGTAGCACGAAGCCTAGTCTATTAATTGGTTTAAATCAAGCGTATCTAGGTGTCACTACAACTTGGATACAAGGCGATAACGACAGCCCCATTGCCGCCAAAACATCACTGGGTTGGGTTGCCTATGGCCCAACTAAATCGTCAACAAGGTCAAGTCCTCGAGTTATGGTCATAAAAGaacaaaatttacataaaatGGTTTCAGATTATTTTGAAGCTGATAGCTTCGGCGTAAATCCAACGTCGGAACAATTGGAGTCGGACGAAGATAAACAAGCACGTCATATACtagaaacaacaacaatactCCGACCCAATAAACATTATGAAGTAGGACTGCTTTGGAAAAAGTTTCCGCCGCAATTTCCAAGCAGCAGAGAAATGGCAGAACGACGTTTGTTTTCGATTGAGAAGCGTATGCATAAAGACGAGAAGTTCGCCGAACGCTACAAAGAGGAAATGGCTAAGTACGTGGAAAAGGGGTATGCAAGAAAAGTAACGCAAGAAGAAGTCACCGAGTCGTATGCTCAAACTTGGTACTTGCCCCATTTTGCTGTCTGCAACCCACACAAGCCAAGCAAACTTCGTATCGTTTTCGACGCAGCAGCTACTGCAAATAGTACATCTCTAAACGCATCGTTACTGAAGGGTCCCGAACAGGCACAGCCATTAATGCGAATTTTGCTACAATTTCGACAAGGTCGTATTGGAGTTGCAGcagatatttaa